The genomic interval ATCGACAGTCGGGCACAGGGAAATGGTTATGCCAAGGAATTTCTTGATGGTCTGATCGATTGGTATCGGGAAAACGGCTACAACTCTCTTCATCTCGCCGTGTTGGAGAAGAATCAGGCTGTCGTGCCTTTTTACGAGGCCTATGGTTTTGCCACCTATGAAGAACGTGTCACTGAGACGCTGGGGCGCGTTATTTGCATGGCTTATCCGATTCATCCCCGCCCGTAGGTGTAGGCACCCCCTCCCGTTCTCTCCATATATCTGATAGGAGCAACTATTTTGTACGGATCAGACTGGAGGAATCGACGTGACGGGGAACGCTGCCGTTTGGTTGATCACAGGTGCTTTTACATTGTTCATCGTAGGAACAGATGTCTTTGTCGTCTCCCCCTTGCTGCCATCCATCGCAGCGGAGTTTTCGCTGACGCCTGCCGTAGCTGGTTGGCTCGTGACTGCCATGGCCATCATGTACGCTTGTGGTTCACCGGTGATGGGGGCTTTGTTCGACCGTTTCTCAGATCGACGCCGTCTCATTTTGTGGGGTGGTCTGACCCTATTTTGTCTCGCTAATCTGTGGACCGGCTTTTCCTCATCCTTTGGCGCACTCCTGGCTAGTCGAGCAGTGGCTGGACTTGCGCTCGCCGCCATTGCACCATGCGTTTACGCCTTTGTCAGTGATCTTGCTCCCGCTCGTCGCAGAGCAGCCTGGTTGTCCGTCGTCGTGTCGGGGAATTTGACCGGATTGTGGGCAGGCACTCCGCTCGGCACCTTGATCGCTGACCAGTACGGATGGCGCTTTACGTTTTGGCTCATCGCCGCACTCAGCTTTTTGTTGTCATGGATCAACCTCGCCATTTGGCCAAAGGGAAGCCAGTCACGTCCGTCGACGCATGGACCAGCTCCGTCTGTCGCATTGATGTTTCGCTCCGTTCTCGTCACGGTGTATTGGGCCGCTGCCATGTACGGGGTGTACACCTATCTGGGGACCGCTCTGGCAGAAGATATCGGCTTTCTCCCCTCTCAGGTCGCAGCTTCCCTGATTGCGTATGGGGTCGGAGCCATGCTCGGCAGCTTGAACGGTGGAGGATTGGCAGATAAATGGGGGGCGAAAACCATTTCTTCTACCAGTCTGCTAGCCTTGGTCGCTTGTCTTGGTTGTGTAGGGTTATTTTATCAGCAGGGGATCTGGCTATTTGGGGTTTTGTTTATATGGGCGTTTGTAGGCTATGCCTTTGTCCCTTCTTATCAATCTCGACTTGCACGAGAATATCCCGATTCCCTCGGAAGAATCATGGCGTGGAACATCACGGGCATGTACATCGGAATGACGATCGGTTCTTATGTGGGCGGACCTGTGTATCAGGCCTGGGGCTTTACGGTGCTCGCTTGTCTGTGCGCCGCCGTTGCGCTCGTCGCAGGTCTGTGTAGCCTGCGCCCTGCTCCCAGACAAAAAGAAGCGGAACAGCCTCTGCCGTTCCGCTTCTAATCCATTATTCTACTACGATTTTCTCAGCTACACCGATTGGTGGCAGGCTGCGAGTCAATTTTGGACCGTAGTAAGCAAATACTTTCATGTCTGCTTTCAGATCCTCTGGCGTAAGTGTTTTGTTATCTTTCGCGCTCACGATTTTGGTATCTTTGTTGATGATCAGCGCTACTTTTTCAGGTGCATTCTCAGTCAGTCCCTGTCCTTCTACCAGCATTTTGCAGGTGCCTTCCTGGTCTTTCTCGATGCTTACCACGTTACCTGCTGTACCTACTACCTCAGGTGTTTCCAGGCTGCTTTTCACTACGATGCTGACCGCACCGGATTGTGGCGGCATGCTCATCGCCATCATTTTTTGGTGTGTCGCTTCGACTTCCATACCCAGCTTCAGGTCTTGTGGCTTCAGCTCTTTTCCGTCTGCTGTCGTGATTTTGGTATCTTCATTTACGTGCAGAATGATTCCAGTCTCGTACCCGTTCAACTGGAAGGATACTTTGCCATCCTCGCTTTTATGGATGGTGGTGATGGTGCCGGTACGTACAGGAGCTGCATCAGACTCTTCGTCTACGACTGTTACGGCATCGTCTGTGACGTTTACTTCTGCTTGCAGGATTTCGTCTACGAATGCCACTGGCACGTAGGTGTTACCATTCAGCAGTCTTGGTTCTGCGCCCAAGGTTTTGTACATTTTCGCAAATGGGTAGCGATCTTCTCCGACTTTCGCGTAGCTGAAGATAGCTCCTTTGTTTACTTCTGCTGCTTTCAGCTCAGCGTTCCACTTCACTTGGAAACCGAGGGATTCAGCAACGTCACGGAGTGGAACCAAAACGGTTTGTTGACCTTTATCGAAAATCGCCTGTTGCTCGATATGCTGTCCGTTTACGTTTACGGAAAGTTCTTTTACTGGTTCGGAGGTCGCCGATACCACGTTTGTTCCCAAAACGGCCAGTGCCGCCAAAGTCATCATGCCTGTACGTATTGTTTTCATGCTGTTTCAGCCTCCAATGTTATTTCTATTGTGTAGTGTCTCTATAACTTGGACGACAGCATTCAACAAACGTTTCAAATAAATTTTTCAGGGCTGCTGATTGATGATCTGACCGCTGCGTGGCATCGGTACGTCCGGCTTGCCTGACGGGTTGTTGTAAAGATAGGTCGGAACCTTGCCGACAATTAGGGCTTCCGTGATCGGAATCTGTGTCGTGACCGTCTGCTGTTGGGTGGCAAACGGGATAATCACCCGTAAGTCTACTTCGACGTAAATGTAGACGGTGACCAGCACCATGTTGATTCCCGCTTGCTTCAGCCCTGTTTCTAGCCTCGTTTTGACGGCGCCGATGGGAACAAAAGAAATCGGAATGTCAGGCCCCAAGTGCTCCAAAAAGACGTTTTTCGTTGCCAGCCCGAGCGGAACAGTCGTTTTGACGTTTTCTTGCTCAAATTCCTTCAGGCGATTTTGAATCCGCGCCGTTGTCTCTCCAACGATCCGGGAGTACTCACGAAAATTAAAGTTAACCGCCTTGATGCTGCCTTCCTGATCCTTTTCCATGAGGACGACTTCATTGAAATCAACCCCCTGCTGGCTAAGACGCTTGGTGACGGCATCCGTAATGGCTAGCTTCGCTATTTGATCCACTTTTGCCTGAGCAATCAACATCAGCGTTGGTTCAATTCGTTTTTCCGCGATGAGGAACAGAGCAAACAACCCGATGATCATGAACAAGGTTATCGCCAAGGCTCTCCTGCCCCGTCTTTGCCATCCACCTATTCTCCGACGCACGATCCATCCCTCTCTCTTGCCCCGCGGCGTGACACCGCAGTGTTAGTCAGGACGCACGGTACGCATGGACGGGCGCTTTTGCTTTTGCTTGTTTGCCTTTGGACGGCCGCTGGTCAATACCCCGCCGATTCCTGCTACAAATGTAGGTACTCCGGAAGTCACTAGAATCAACGCCCAATCGCGGAAGGACAGGTCGGTCGTCTTGAAGATCGGCTGCAGGGCATCGATGTAGACGACACCGAGAACGAGTACAAGTGACGAAATCACAGCCCAGACCAGGTATTTGTTTTCAAAGACATTGCGGTGAAAGACACTGTACTGACTGCGGCAATCAAAGACGTGAATCAGCTGTGCCATGACCAAGGTGACGAAGGCGACGGTCTGCGCGTGCACCAGGTCGTTTGGATTTTCGTGCAACGTCAGCCAGAAAGCGAGGAGTGTCATCGCCCCGATCAGAAAACCGCGGCTGATGATTTTCCAGCCCAGTCCCCTGCTGAATATATTTTCCGCCTTGTTTCGAGGATGCTGATACATCGTGTCCGCTTCCGCCTGATCCACCCCTAATGCCATGGCGGGCAATCCGTCTGTCACCAGGTTGACCCACAGGATCTGGATCGGAACCATAGGCAGTGGCAAGCCAAGCAGCATCGCAAAAAACATGACGAGAATTTCCCCTACGTTGGAAGCCAACAGATAGCGGATGAATTTGCGGATGTTGTCGTAGATATTCCGCCCTTCCTCCACGGCAGAGACGATCGTAGCGAAATTGTCATCACGAAGCACCAGATCAGCAGCTTCCTTGGTCACGTCGGTACCTGTGATGCCCATGGCAATTCCGATATCCGACGTTTTGATAGCCGGAGCGTCGTTCACTCCATCCCCCGTCATCGCTACGACATGCCCTTTGCTCTGCAAGGCACGTACAATGCGCAGCTTGTGTTCAGGAGAGACACGAGCGTAGACCGATACCCTCTCTACGTACTCTCCCAGTTGGGTATCGGACAAGTTATCCAGGTCGCGCCCTTCCAATACTTCGCCATACCCGCGCACCAGACCAATTTGTCGGGCAATCGCTTCGGCCGTCACCTTGTGGTCACCTGTAATCATGACGGTCTTGATTCCTGCCTGGTGGCACAAGTTGATCGCTGGGCGCACTTCTTCCCGAGGCGGGTCGATCATGCCTGCCACTCCGACAAAGACAAGATTGTTTTCGACGGAGCCGATCGGTTGACCAGGGCGATAGCCTTGCAGAGTCTTGTAAGCAAAGGCCAAGACACGCAGTGCTTTGCCTGCCATGGCTTCGGTTTGCTCCAGCACCTGATGACGAATCGTAGCAGAGAGCGGCTGCAGCTCCCCTTTCCAGAGAATGTGAGTAGAACGCGCCAATACCGCTTCAACTGCTCCTTTGGTCAAGAGAGAATGTACACCGTCTGAGCCTTTTTCCACGACGGACATCATTTTTCGGTCGGAATCAAACGGAAGCTCCTCGACCCGGACGGACTGATGACCCAATTTCCCCCGATCGACAGTGCCATTTTGTCCTTTTGCCGCCAGTACCTTGAGCGCTCCTTCTGTTGGGTCTCCCACGACATGCCAGTAGCGACTCGTTTTGCCCATCCCCAACAGATTGCGCGTGCTCTGCTCCTCGCAGGTCAAGCGAGCGTTATTGCAGCGCTCCGCGATACGCAATATTTGATTGAGAGCGCCATCCCGCCCCGGAGATACCATTTTTCCTTGGAGGAGAAACGCCCCCTCAGGTGCGTACCCGCTGCCGCTCACATCATAGAGCGTATTACTATGCCATACCTGCGTGACGGTCATTTTGTTCTGGGTGAGCGTCCCAGTTTTGTCCGAACAAATGACTGAGGCGCAGCCGAGCGTCTCTACTGAAGGCAGCTTGCGCACGATCGCATTGCGCCGAATCATCCGCTGTACACCGAGGGCAAGCGCTACGGTGACGATTGCCGGCAAACCTTCAGGAATCGCTGCTACGGCCAAGCTGACCCCTGCGAGGAACATCGTAAACAGCTCATGTCCATGCCATACCCCTGCGGCGATCACCACGATGGTGAGAAGAACGGCGACGACAACGAGAATTTTGCCCATCTGCTCCAGACGCACTTGTAAAGGGGTCTCGACTTCTTCGGCGGTGTTCATCAGATGCGCAATCTTGCCGATCTCTGTCCCCATCCCGGTGGCGACCACGATGCCGTTCCCCGTTCCTCCGGTGACCATGGTTCCCATAAAGGCGAGGTTTTTCTGGTCTCCCAGCGGTACTTGTGCGACGGAGGCTACCTCTAGCCTTTTGATCGATTTACTAACGGGCAGCGATTCTCCCGTCAGTGCCGATTCTTCGACTTCCAGGCGATTGGCAGAAACCAGGCGCATATCTGCTGGGACCCGATCTCCCGCTTCCAGCCATACCAAATCTCCCGGTACCAATCGGGAGGCAGGCATCATCGAAAGTTTCCCATCCCTCATGACCCGCGCCATCGGGGATGCCAGCTCCTTTAGTGCTTGCAAGGATCGCTCTGCCTTGGCCTCCTGAATGAACCCGAGAATCCCGTTAATGATGATGATCGCGATAATCGTGATGGCATCCAGGTACTCTCCGAGGAAGTAGGAAATCAAGGTAGCAATGAACAGGATGAGTACCATAAAATCCTTGAATTGATCGAGAAAGACCGTAAAGAGAGGCTTCCGTTTGTTTTCAGCCAACTGGTTGGCACCTTGTTTTGCCAGTCGCCGCTCCGCCTCCTGCTGAGTCAATCCCTGCGCCGCATCGCTATGAAGGGCTTCGGTCACGTCGGTCGCTGCCAGCGTGTACCATTTTCGAATTGGCTGTGTATCCACCTACATCTCCTCCATCCACTTCTCACTCATTCTGATATGTATGCAGACGAGCCACAAAATAAAACAACCCGTCCCTTTACCTCGGACGGGCGGATGGATTTCGGTTATTTAAAGCTTTTCGCGACTCCGATGCAAATCAACAAGATAGGCGGCAGCCAGGTCAGCTTGGCAATCCACTTACTCTGACCTGCACGTCGCCCCAGTGACAGCCCGATCGCCAACAGCAAAGCGCTCATTACGGCGATGCAGAGAGCGACTACCAGTGGTGAATAGCCGAGAAATGTAAGACTGATCCCAGCACCAAACGCATCGAGTGACAGGGCCAATCCGAGCATAACGGCTTCCCAGCCCATGATATGCCCCGAACGGTCCGTATCTGCCCGAGCGGGATCGCGAAGAATCTGAATCATCAATCCAAACATGCGAAATTGCGAGAGCACAGTCAACTCTGGCTCTCCCTGCTTCTCAACCAGCACGATTTCTCGGGGGCTCTGCTCTTCTTCGGCGGCTGCGCGCGGCGAAACGAGCCGCCACAGCGTGAATAGTCCCATCAGGATTAGGACTGCTGCCCCGATCTGCTTCCCGATTTCCGGCGTTAGCCAATAGGTCAGAGACGAACCAATCATCATGACACCATATACGACGACAAACGAACATCCAGACACGACGACAAGCGACAAGAATGGCATTCTCATGTTACGCAGCCCATACGTCAATCCTACGCTGACACTGTCCATACTGATGGCCAGGGAAACGAGCAGGAGCGAGAGCCATCCGCTCATATGTGGTCACCTCTTTCTCGTTGCCTACTAGGTATACGCGCGGAGCTCTTCCCATGTGCATGTCAGAAATGTGGCAGGCGGAAAACGGAGAGCAGAAAACGGAGAAAAAAGGCTACAGGTTCATAGGGCCACTAGCGCAGAGATCATTCCTGCACGGCTCCTTTCCAAAAACGGAACCGCGTCCAAAAGGAGCGGAAAACAGAGAAAAAAGGCTACAGGTTCATAGGGCCACTTGCGCAGAGGTCATTCCTGCACAGCTCCTTTCCAAAAACGGAACCGCGTCCAAAAGGAGCCGTGTCGGGGGAGGTTTCTCAAGTTGGACGCTAAATGCGTGTCCCGTTTTTTCCATTGCGCCTCGGCTGTGTCCCAAAGACCTTCGCTTTTTTCTCCGTTTTCCTTGGCGGCGTTTTTTGAAAGGAATTTCTGGGGGCCACCTAAACAAAATATAATGACTGATAGAACCTAATGATTTCCTTTGTGGAAATAGACCTAACAAAACACAAAAAAGCCACCTCCCGCCGTTTCCGGCAAGCGATGGCATCCTTTTCGCTCATTGCTTACAGCTCTTCGTCAAATCCACCGAAGTCAAAGTCCATACCGCCGTCTTCGCCTTCGTCTCCGCCCATTTCGTCCGAAGCGACTTCCTCATCGCCGAACATTATTTCGTTCAGCAGCATTCCGCCTAGGAATCCTGCTGCCATACCGCCAATCATGCCGCCCATTCCGCCCCCGCGGTGCGAATGAGTACCGTACTGTCCTTGACGATATGCGGCCATCGATACGTACGGGATAGAGCTCGGGTTGTTTGCGTATTCGCGGATCGTCTCCAACAGAAAGCGAGAGAGCTCTTCCTCCTGCCCTGCTTCCAGCAGTTCCTGTGGAATCACGATCTCTGCTTTATACTCCACCTCGCGTCTCAGGAAACCCGTAGCCAGATCCAGCTCAACCAGCAGCTTGAGCTCGCCTGGCGCTGCGAAGAAGATGACCTCTAGCTCCTTCAGCGGAATCCCCAGATTCGTAGCTGGGAAAAAGGAAAACTCCTGACCGTACGGCGTCAGTTTGCCGGAATCCGATTTTTGTCTCAGATCTAGACGATCCAAGGCATGTATGACACGTTCTACCGCTACAGGTGGAAGCACCTGAATATAGTCCATATCCGTCGGGTCCAGAGCCATCTCTACATCTAGCTTGGTATGCAGGTAATATTGAATAGACGGTGTGGACATGGCCAAACCTTCTGGCAATTCAAAAGCAAAAGGAATTTCCAACACAGATGGCTTTGGCTGCACCGTGAAGTTGCTTCTTACCGGGAACAGCTGCACCGGCTTCGTGACTTCTTGTCCCTTCACGTACGCCTTCATCATGAAAATAGCACTCAAATCGGAAATCCGTTGTTCGACATTGCCGCCCTCGATACGGACGACACCTGTCATCGTTTCGCCGAGGCGGTACCCGGAACGATCCAATTGCAGGTCAACCTTGGCTGCGCCCACACCTAATTTGGCCATCAGCTTTTTTAGCATAAAGCCTCTCCTCCTCCACTCATAAGTGATTACTTATATGGCTAGTGTATCAGAAGAAGCATCCGTTGCGCGAGTAGCCAATGCATTTCCGAGCAATCGAACCAAACGTCCGGCACATTCTCCCGTTGTATCTCGCAAAGCGGAAAACTCCGTCACTTCCATGCCCATGACCCGGTGATCTCGCAGGACTGCAGCTAGTAAACGCTCAGCCTCTGTCAGAGACAAGCCCGTTTTGCTTGGGGAGTACGCGGCAGCCATCGCTTCTTCATCCATAACATCTACGTCAAAATGGATGAGCAGTTTCGCATCTGCCGGAATTTTCTCCAAAACTGACTGGACCCATTGCTCCAGCTCACCTGTCTGTAGCTGAGCCAGCGTAATCACGTCTACTCCATAATTCTCACCCGGTTGCTGCTGACACCCCAGTACGTTGATCCGCTCGGCTGTCCACCCTGTATCTTCTGCCCACATTCCATTGTCCTGTAGCAAAAACCAGAGTCCCATTCCCGCTGCCCCTACGCAGCGAGTCGCGATTGGCTGCATGGCATCAAAGTGACCATCTATCACCAACAAATACGCCTGTTCTCCGTACAACGCCTGATGTGCTGCCGCAGTCCCTACGATCAGGCTGCAATCTCCCCCGAGCATAAGCGAGAAATGTTCGCCGCCCAGCCAGTTGCGCGCTTCTTCCCGCAGCAAGTCCCACAGCATCCGAGGCGCGGGCCAATTGCGAACTGGCGGAACATTGTGCCTTGGCATCTCATCCGGAAGCGTCAGATTTCCTACGTCGCGCACATCCAACCCCATCTGTTGCAAATATCCGATCAAGCCAGCCTTTCGTAAAGCATCGGGAGCGAGCTCCGTCCCAGAGACGTACGCCCCTGCAAAATGAGGTATGCCAACCACATTAACTTTTATCGCCAATCCCTCCTGAATCCACCTGTAAATCTGTCCTCAGTATATCACAGCCTAGAATCCAGATATTGGATCAACTCACTCACAGATGGACGCAACCAGCGATCGGGCAAAGATGTCGCTTCCCCTTGAATCAGTTGGCAAGCTAATGCATTCGGGTGGATATCCGCACTCAAAAAATAGATTTGCTGAGCAGGTGCCGGGAGGGCCTCCATCGTCTCCACACATTTGCATACATATGCCTGCAGCGCTTCCCGATAAGCTGGGGCAGTTAACGCCGTACCGCTCCACACCTCAATCCCTGTCAGTGCCTTGGCATGGGCGGCATCGAGACTCTTGGAGAGCGAGCAGATGACAAACAGCAGCTGCTCTGTCGCCAATTGATACCGCTTTTGATACTGCTTGGCAAAGCGAGCAATCGTCGCATTCCAGGAGTGAGTATCGTAGCTACCCAGATCGGGAATGCATTTGAGCACCGCTACGACTTTCCCATCCTTTTTGGCAAAAAGTAACCCTTCCATGGCCAAAAACTCATAGTCTGTCAGCCTCTGCGCGAGGAAATTCCCCACTTTTTCATGCATGACACGAGAGATGCGCTGCGAGGATTTTCGTTTCAGCTTTTGCCTCACACGCACTTCTTCCTCATTCAAATAGACTTGCGTCAACAAGGCAAACAACTGCTTTTCCGTACATGGCTCACCTTGTTCTTCTCCCTGACTCTCACGTTTGGCTACAAGAGACTCCAGCTGTCTATAGGCGTCCGCCATGCTTTGCTCCCATCGCTCTTCCTTCACTCCACCCATCGTTATCCTCCCTTATATTGTGTCGGGTGTATGATCAGCCACGACCAGCACATCCATGTGTCGAACTTCCCGCAGCAGCCGTAATATCACGGATCCTTCCCGAATTTCCTTCCATCTCGTTCTCGCCGATTGCCCAATCACGGCTTGGGTTGTTTGTCTCTCGTTCATCAGATGAACCAGTTCGGTAAATACCCTGCGCCCGCTCGCTGCCTTCCCTTGTTCAAAGACGCCTCCGAGCCGTTCCGTCAGCTTTTTCAGCTTTTCCAGCTGTTGCTGTTCCTCGGCAGTCAAAGGCAGGTGGTCTTGCACGTAAGCGACATGCCAGCGTGCCTTTAGCCGGTAGGCGATGCGAAAGCCACGGCGTATCAGTCTTTCACTATCTGCACGCAAATTGACACAGACAAAGATCACTTCCTGCTGCCGCCACGGCCCCCGCAGCGTCCGTCGCTCCCAAGCCTCCAGGCGTTCATCTACGTCGTCCGCCACTTCCCGCAAAGCAAGCTCACGCAGGGCGATCAGATTCCCGGTTTTAAAAAAGTGGTTCAGCGATTGCTCCACCTTTTCCATGGCGTAAATGTTTCCCTCACGCATCCGCTGCCGAAGTGCTTTTGGGGAAATATCGATCAGCTCGACCTCGTCCGCCTGATGGAGGATATGATCTGGGACCGTTTCCCGCACGCGAATGCCTGTGATCTGTTCGACGCTGTCGTTGAGGCTCTCCAAGTGTTGAATATTCATCGTGGAAATCACGGAAATTCCCGCCGCTAAAATTTTTTCCACATCCAGATAGCGCTTTTCGTATACACTACCTGGCACATTGGTATGAGCCAGCTCATCGACCAGAACCACTTCTGGATTACGGCGAATGATTTCGTCCGTATCCATCTCCTCGAGGATCACGTTTTTGTACGGAATGCGTTTTCTTGGGATAACCGGGAGATGGCCTACCTGTTCGATCGTTTCTTTGCGGCCATGCGTCTCCAGCAGACCTACGACAACGTCAATCCCCTTTTTCGCCAGCTCGTTTCCTTCGCGGAGCATCGTGTAGGTCTTGCCGACGCCAGGAGCCGCTCCCACGTATACCTTGAGCGTGCCGCGCCGTATTTTCCCGATCTCCTGCTGTACCTCTTCCTCGGACAAGCGGCGATACGGATTTGTCTGCGGGGCGCTTCTTTTCGTCGGCAACACTCGCTCACCATCCCGCTCGGATCGGTCCGCCACGATCAAAATATCTATGTTCCTCGTCTTTCGCAGGATCTTGTGGACGACTGAGCCATACCAAATTTCTTCCCAGCGCGTTCGCTTGGACTGCCCCATGACGATCCGAGTCACGTTGTTGTCCATGGCATAAACGACCAGCTCGTTTGCCACGTCCGTATCCCGATGCAACGGACGTTCTTCAAAAACTCCTCCTACCTTGTCGACCAGCTTGCCGATCGATCGTCGAAAGGTCGCTTCTTCCTTTGTCAGCTTTTTCACCGGGGACCGGAAACAGACGACCAAGAGCTCTCCGCCGAGCCGCTTGGCTACCTGCTGGCCTCTCCTGACCAGAATCGACCCGTTCCAGTGATACTGCGCGGACACCAGCACACGTTCCGTCGCGCCCGACGCTCCGACCATGCCGTGTTTTTCCCGGTAGTCCTCCAGATCCTCGTTGACACCATTGGCGACAAAACGCAGGGTCAGCTCTCGCAGTACCTGCAGATTGTCACGTCGGAACAAAGGGTTTGGTGTTTGAGACACCTCGATGTTGCCTTCCGCAAGCCGCTTTAGCATGGATTCGGGAGTCACGTCCAAGAGCTTCACCTCGTCCGCCAAGGCGAGCGTATCTTCTGGCACACACTGTTCAATCCGGACTTCTGCCTTGGTCAATCGCTCCGCGAGCTCCTTCATTCCAGCCAGCTCGTATATATTGACGGTGGCAATGACGCTAATATTGTGACCCAGAAGGTAAAGCACGTCATCCAAGCGAGTAAGCCGAGGAGCCTCCGTGCGATTCCGATGAGCCAGCCCATCGACGAGTACGACCTCCGGATCGCGATCTACGATGGCTGCTACGTTCAGGTCATATCTCTCTTCTCCCTGCGCGTTCCAGCAAATCGCCGGAATTTTCTCCAGACCCTCGAGCTGCTCGGCCAGCTTCGGACGAGTGGCGACCCCGAGGATGCCGACCACCACATCGATCCCCTTTTTCTTCAAGCTCTGTCCTTCCATCAGCAAATGATAGGTTTTTCCCGAACCGCTCACTGCCCCGAGGATGATTTTTAACCGCCCTCGATGCATTTTGGAAATGGACTGCAAGATTTCTTCAGGGGACTTTCTCCGAAACTGCTCTCCCATGCTCCCGCTCTCCTTTTCCCTCTATTTCAGGTGATCCAGTGCCAGATTCAGCTTCAATACATTTACCCGTGGTTCTCCGAATACACCGAGGCTTCTGCCTTCCGTTTGTTCCTCGATCAGGACCCGCAGCTTGGCGGGATCCAGATTACGAGCCTTGGCAATTCGCTCTACCTGTACATTCGCTGCCTGTGGGGAAATGTGAGGGTCGAGACCCGAACCGGAGTTGGTCAACAGATCGGCTGGAATATCCTTCTGTTTGACACCCGGGTTCGCTTCCAAAAAGGCGGCCAAATCCTTTTGCGTGCGTTCGATGAGCGCAGGATTGGACGGTGCATAGTTGTTGGAACCCGAACCAGCTGCGTTATTTTCTATAGAAGAAACACGACCGGAAAAGTACTTCGGCTCCGTGAAATTTTGGCCAATCAGTTCAGAGCCGATGACCTTGCCCGATTCATCGACGATCAGACTGCCGCTCGCCTGGGCAGGCATGACGACTTGCGCGATTCCCGTCATCGCCAACGGGTAAGCCAGACCGCAAATCAACAACAGAACGAAACTGAGACGCAGATTGGTAAGCCACATATAAATTCACCTTTGCTTTCTTTGCGTAAATGATGGTTACACCAAGCCGAGTGTGACCAGAATCAAGTCAATCAGCTTGATACCGACAAACGGTACGAGAATACCACCCAGTCCGTAGATAACGAGATTGCGGCTCAGCAGTTTGGTTGCACTCATGGGTGTGTATTTGACACCTTTCATCGCCAGCGGAATCAGGATCGGGATAATGATCGCATTAAAGATCAACGCGGACAAAATTGCACTTTGCGGTGTCGCCAGATTCATGATGTTCAGTG from Brevibacillus choshinensis carries:
- a CDS encoding universal stress protein, giving the protein MGEQFRRKSPEEILQSISKMHRGRLKIILGAVSGSGKTYHLLMEGQSLKKKGIDVVVGILGVATRPKLAEQLEGLEKIPAICWNAQGEERYDLNVAAIVDRDPEVVLVDGLAHRNRTEAPRLTRLDDVLYLLGHNISVIATVNIYELAGMKELAERLTKAEVRIEQCVPEDTLALADEVKLLDVTPESMLKRLAEGNIEVSQTPNPLFRRDNLQVLRELTLRFVANGVNEDLEDYREKHGMVGASGATERVLVSAQYHWNGSILVRRGQQVAKRLGGELLVVCFRSPVKKLTKEEATFRRSIGKLVDKVGGVFEERPLHRDTDVANELVVYAMDNNVTRIVMGQSKRTRWEEIWYGSVVHKILRKTRNIDILIVADRSERDGERVLPTKRSAPQTNPYRRLSEEEVQQEIGKIRRGTLKVYVGAAPGVGKTYTMLREGNELAKKGIDVVVGLLETHGRKETIEQVGHLPVIPRKRIPYKNVILEEMDTDEIIRRNPEVVLVDELAHTNVPGSVYEKRYLDVEKILAAGISVISTMNIQHLESLNDSVEQITGIRVRETVPDHILHQADEVELIDISPKALRQRMREGNIYAMEKVEQSLNHFFKTGNLIALRELALREVADDVDERLEAWERRTLRGPWRQQEVIFVCVNLRADSERLIRRGFRIAYRLKARWHVAYVQDHLPLTAEEQQQLEKLKKLTERLGGVFEQGKAASGRRVFTELVHLMNERQTTQAVIGQSARTRWKEIREGSVILRLLREVRHMDVLVVADHTPDTI
- the kdpC gene encoding potassium-transporting ATPase subunit KdpC: MWLTNLRLSFVLLLICGLAYPLAMTGIAQVVMPAQASGSLIVDESGKVIGSELIGQNFTEPKYFSGRVSSIENNAAGSGSNNYAPSNPALIERTQKDLAAFLEANPGVKQKDIPADLLTNSGSGLDPHISPQAANVQVERIAKARNLDPAKLRVLIEEQTEGRSLGVFGEPRVNVLKLNLALDHLK
- a CDS encoding arginase family protein, with amino-acid sequence MAIKVNVVGIPHFAGAYVSGTELAPDALRKAGLIGYLQQMGLDVRDVGNLTLPDEMPRHNVPPVRNWPAPRMLWDLLREEARNWLGGEHFSLMLGGDCSLIVGTAAAHQALYGEQAYLLVIDGHFDAMQPIATRCVGAAGMGLWFLLQDNGMWAEDTGWTAERINVLGCQQQPGENYGVDVITLAQLQTGELEQWVQSVLEKIPADAKLLIHFDVDVMDEEAMAAAYSPSKTGLSLTEAERLLAAVLRDHRVMGMEVTEFSALRDTTGECAGRLVRLLGNALATRATDASSDTLAI